The Candidatus Marinimicrobia bacterium CG08_land_8_20_14_0_20_45_22 genome includes the window GCCGGTCATTATACTGTCGTCTGGGACGCCCAAAACGTGAGCTCGGGAATTTATCTCATCCGCCTGAATGCCGGTGACTTTACGGCGGTGAAGAAATGCGTCAAGTTAAAATAAGGATGCGAATCTAATCATGCATAAAACGCATATATTATTACCGATGTCATTCTGCTCCTTCTCGACCCTGACCTTGGCCTTAGCCTTAACCTTATTCTCCAATTGTTCCCATGAAAATAGCATTGAACAAAACAAACTATCCGTCAATTTCAAAGGTGATGCCGAGATCGAGGTCGGCGGGCCATTCGTCGGGGCGGAATTCCATCACAGTTACATGATTCCCCAGCGCATCAGTTTTTTCTATCCGGTGGCGAACAGCATCGATCGCAGTCAGGATTACTGGAAGCGCGACACCTCCTTTGTGGCGGAATGGTTTTTGAAAATCGGCGCTGGTCAGCCTGAAGCCATTGGTCGGAAACCGGTGGAATTCAATCTGACGCCCTACTCGGTCGAGTTTTTCGATCGGAAATCTGCCCGGGATATTAATGTCGCTTATCATTTTTGCAGTGAAAAACCAGCGATGGTCGTCACCTACCGAATTGTCAATCGTCTGAATAAAAACGAAGTGTTCGAGTTTGATACCCGTCTGTTCACTTCAATCCGAACTTGCCATACTTTTCGGGTGGTCGATCGGGCTGAAGTTATTGGCGATTCAGCGAGCGGGACGATCTTTACCAATTTTGCGGAGGCTGATGCGCGCATGGCTCAGGTTTTTATTACCAACGCCGGCGAGAAGCCGGTCGCGGTTATCCTGGGCGAAAGCGGTTTGCCGTATGCGCGTTTCGTTTACCGGCGGGCAATGGTGCCCGGTGATACCCTGAACATTGTTCAGATTATCGGCTCGGCGAAGCAAAAGGAAAGCCAGGCATTGGTCGGTTACCTTCTGGAAAATTTTCAGACTGAAATAGAGCAATATGAAAAATTTGTGAATGAACAGGCTTTCCAAAACAACGTCTTGAAAACCGGAGATACTCGTACAGATCATTCTATCGCCTGGGCTAGAGCCGAGATGGAAGCAAATGCACATTACTTAGACGGCGAAATTGTGCCGATGCCATGTCCGGCGGAATATAATTTCTATTTTACCCATGATGTGCAAGTCTCCGATCTGGCGGCGGTGAATTACGATTTGCCACGGGTCCGGCGCGATCTGGATTACATCATCCGCCACGCCGATAAGGACCTGGTAATTCCGCACGCCTATTACTGGAAAGACGGAAAATACGTGACGGAATTTGCCAGTTCCGACAACTGGAACAATTTCTGGTTCGTGCAGGTTACGGCTAAATATCTGCGTCATTCCGGCGAAACCGACTTTGTTGCAAAACTTTATCCTTATCTGTCGGTTTGCGTCGAACGGGCGCTGTTGACACAAGAAGCCGACAATCTGATGTGGTCATACCGGCCGGATTGGTGGGACATCGGGCATAATTACGGTTCACGTTCATATATGACGATCCTGGCGATCAAAACCCTGCGTGATTACAATTTTATCTCGACCGTGTTAGGTAAAAACCCCGAAAAAGTTACTGAATATGTGATTTTAGCCGACAGTATGCAGACGGCGCTGGTTGATAAACTCTGGAGTGACGAACTGAACTATCTGATCAATTATAATGACGATGGTTCACAGGACCGGCATTATTACATTGGTTCACTGCTGGCGGCGCATTACGGATTGCTTGACGCTGAAAAACAAAATCAACTGGTTCAAACGGCCAAAGCCAAGCTGGTTGATGAAAAAGTTGGTATCTACAATGCCTTCCCGATGGACTTTCACCTGTTGGGCGATTTTTACAAATTCGTCGGTAATGAAGTCGGGGCTGAATATTATTACGCCAATGGCGGCGTTTGGCCGCAGGGTAATGCCTGGTATGCGATGGCGCTAATGGCTAATGGCGAAAGACAGGCCGCGGCTGAATTCATCGTCCGGACAATGTCACTTCATGGTATCATGAACGGCCCGAACGGGCAACCGGCATACTACGAAGTGCGGAATGCCAACAAGGAAAATCCGGCCGAGTATGGAACCGTTGATAAACCAAATTTTCTGTGGGCTGGCGCCTGGTACCTGAACAGTCTCTATCAACTCTACGGAGTCACGGAGAATGACTGGAATATCAGCCTTGATCCGTATCTGACGACCGGACAGGAGAAATGTAGTTTTACACTTTTTGTAAATGGTTATCCGGTTTTGATAAATATCAAAGGTCGTGGAGAAAACTTACGCTCAATAGAATTTGACGGTCGGAAGGTCAACTCGGCGGTATTTCCGGCTGAAATGCCGGCTGTCAAAGTAGCCGAGTTTGTTCTCGGTCAACCTGAGGAGCCATATCTCAAGAGTACAACTGCTATACTTAATTTTTGCCAATACAGTGATAATAACCTGATCATTAATCTCCGCGGGATTGTATCACAACCAAATAAAACCGTTGTTATCAGTCATGGGCGACCCAAAAAGGTGTCACTAAACGGTCAGCCGTTAACTGAAGGTTTGAAAATTGAAAAAGGAAACGGCGGTTATTGCACTACGATTACATTCAACCTTAAATTTTCTGAGAATAAACTGAATGTACAATTTTAAGACAGGAA containing:
- a CDS encoding peptidase S8; its protein translation is AGHYTVVWDAQNVSSGIYLIRLNAGDFTAVKKCVKLK